The Nitrospira tepida genome includes a window with the following:
- a CDS encoding tetratricopeptide repeat protein, producing MVAPCLLLLTLFMTGCPAQRPTPATAPVPSPVSRTAQTEAEVRALAEARSHFDAGRYGVAVRLLRHFLELHTHSPAIPEARWLLGRSYEELGEWHAALTQYRLVAAEATRPPGLSPAMNTQVRDRLSLLTRRLGRAAPGTAGSIAVWVDPSALPEPALRAQWLTTFIAEGVTTLVFDVGPLGPGDVPGNNHERPGAQSTHGVYFRTTWASLKRDLFGEMLPLARDLGLTVFASMDITTIPWLDPTLGWTTYVYDDHTRQLVPSTAFDPLHPAIQEYLTGLLTDLARLQIDGLFLRVGERTGPRYHVSGRGLDQFGSQLPANLDPKTILIVGRSLPPSGSGSPSAPQPAPATPPDQAAIFWRWAGWQARERLAMLLALRASLRRYQSGLQVVVALHDTAVTKPLDALIDHGEDLLETTTRGLPVALPFPSSRTLLASADPDEGWRLEYLSRLVNVIGSPERIWIIVPVAAPDRASVVRELHTSVVEFARTRGLNVLFVPQPPRGR from the coding sequence TTGGTTGCACCCTGTCTCCTGTTGCTGACCCTGTTCATGACCGGCTGTCCGGCTCAACGGCCGACGCCAGCGACCGCCCCGGTTCCTTCCCCGGTCTCGCGAACAGCCCAGACCGAAGCCGAAGTGCGCGCGCTGGCCGAAGCCCGTTCTCATTTCGACGCGGGACGATACGGGGTGGCAGTCCGGCTGCTCCGTCACTTCCTTGAGCTGCACACCCATTCGCCGGCGATTCCCGAAGCGCGCTGGCTGCTCGGCCGCTCCTATGAAGAACTCGGGGAATGGCATGCGGCGTTGACTCAATACCGGCTGGTGGCGGCGGAGGCCACGCGCCCGCCGGGCCTCTCGCCGGCCATGAACACCCAGGTGCGCGATCGGCTGAGCCTGCTCACCAGACGGCTTGGGCGGGCGGCGCCGGGCACGGCCGGATCGATCGCGGTGTGGGTGGACCCGTCCGCGCTGCCGGAGCCGGCTCTACGCGCACAGTGGCTCACCACCTTCATTGCCGAAGGCGTAACCACGCTGGTCTTCGACGTCGGCCCCCTGGGGCCGGGCGACGTTCCCGGAAACAACCACGAGCGGCCCGGCGCTCAATCCACGCACGGAGTCTATTTCCGCACGACCTGGGCGTCTCTCAAGCGGGACCTGTTTGGAGAAATGCTGCCGCTGGCCCGTGATCTCGGCCTCACGGTCTTCGCCTCGATGGACATCACCACGATTCCCTGGCTCGATCCGACACTGGGCTGGACGACGTATGTCTATGACGACCACACGCGCCAGCTCGTGCCCAGCACGGCCTTCGATCCGTTGCACCCGGCCATCCAGGAGTATTTGACGGGACTGTTGACCGACCTGGCCCGGCTGCAAATCGACGGACTCTTTCTCCGCGTGGGGGAACGCACCGGCCCCCGCTACCATGTCAGCGGCCGCGGGCTCGATCAGTTCGGCTCCCAACTGCCGGCCAATCTCGATCCGAAAACCATCTTGATCGTCGGCCGCAGTCTCCCGCCATCCGGTTCTGGCTCGCCCTCCGCCCCGCAGCCGGCTCCCGCGACTCCCCCAGACCAGGCGGCCATCTTCTGGCGATGGGCTGGGTGGCAGGCGCGTGAGCGTCTGGCCATGCTGTTGGCCCTCCGTGCGTCGCTCCGCCGCTATCAGAGCGGCCTCCAGGTCGTCGTGGCGCTTCACGATACGGCGGTGACCAAGCCGCTCGACGCCTTGATCGACCACGGCGAGGATCTGTTGGAAACGACGACCCGCGGCCTGCCGGTGGCGCTTCCCTTCCCCTCGTCACGGACTCTGTTGGCTTCCGCCGATCCCGATGAAGGCTGGCGGCTCGAATACCTCAGCCGGTTGGTCAATGTGATCGGCTCGCCCGAACGGATCTGGATCATCGTCCCGGTCGCGGCGCCGGACCGCGCGAGCGTCGTTCGCGAACTGCACACCTCCGTCGTGGAATTCGCCCGCACGAGAGGCTTGAATGTGCTGTTCGTTCCGCAGCCGCCACGAGGCCGGTGA
- the gcvH gene encoding glycine cleavage system protein GcvH, whose product MNPPDLRYHEEHEWIRVAGKQATLGISHFAQDALGDIVFIDLPKVGLQVKAGQQIGEVESTKTTSTIYTPVSGTVTSVNPELKDHPEVVNSDPYGKGWMVVIDLSQPAEVETLMTAAQYDTFLASQKKG is encoded by the coding sequence ATGAATCCACCAGACCTCCGCTACCATGAAGAACATGAATGGATCCGTGTCGCCGGCAAGCAGGCCACCTTGGGCATCAGCCATTTTGCGCAGGACGCATTGGGCGACATCGTGTTCATCGACCTGCCCAAGGTCGGCCTGCAGGTGAAGGCCGGCCAGCAGATCGGCGAGGTGGAATCCACTAAAACGACCTCCACCATCTACACGCCCGTCAGCGGCACGGTCACGAGCGTGAATCCGGAATTGAAGGACCATCCCGAAGTCGTCAACAGCGACCCCTATGGCAAGGGCTGGATGGTCGTGATCGACTTGAGCCAACCGGCCGAGGTCGAGACCTTGATGACCGCCGCCCAGTACGACACCTTCCTGGCCTCTCAAAAGAAAGGTTAA